Below is a window of Triticum aestivum cultivar Chinese Spring unplaced genomic scaffold, IWGSC CS RefSeq v2.1 scaffold240544, whole genome shotgun sequence DNA.
AGGGAAATTTCAGTAAACCGGGGAAGGGACAGGTATGGGCGGGCAAGCAGAACGGTCTGTCTTATGAAGGTGTGAGGAGTAAGAAGAAGATAATTTGGTATTTACAACATGTAGTGTATATTTCACGTCACGACATCCATATATATTGAGTATAGCATGCATTACACGTACATGATTTCTAGTCAAAGCACAAAATGTTTGCTAATAATTGAAACTTAATGATTTTATTTGCACCGCAACTGCCGCCAGAGATCATTCATGATGTTTCTCTAACTTGCTTACTTGCTTGAGACTAATGCCATGGGTGGAAACGGACCAGGACAAAATAATTACTACAATAGCCAGCTTGTTGTATATTCTGACTGAAAAAATTATTTCCACAATCCTTATTCTGTCCACTCTTTGCTCACAGGACGAAGACAGATTCCATCTCTGCGCTCCTGCAACCATGAGCTTGTCTGCCGCCGGGATCATCAGTGCCATCAATGATTGTGTCAGTTTGTTTCTGTCGGCCAAATCTGCCATTTCATCTCTGCGCTCCCGATGGAGTGGCTCACAAGagcaaagtctccaagatcatgtATTGCAATTACAGAGTGATGTACAACATCTCTGTGACACTCTTCCTGCAATGTATCACCTCATTAATGGAGCAGAGTGGAGAAGCTATGAAGAGCATGTGGCCAAGCTCCTTCCGAGTCTCAAGGATGCCGTGTCTGAGGCCGAGGACCTTATTGATGAGTTCAGATGGCACGAGATGAAGGTGCAAGTGGAAGGCAATGCAATCCAATCTCCTTTCATTGACTTCCTTGATAAGGTCATTCATGGAAACTTCAACATGTTGAATGATGTCCAATTGAGGTTGAATTACCTTTCGAGTGAGATGAAGGGTATGGGGCTTCGTGAAGTTACACATCACTTTGCCAAATCAGTTAGGCCAGTGACCACCTCTTTGTTGTCAAAGGAAACAAAGATATTTGGTCGTGAGAAGGAGTTGAAACAGGTATTGGGGTTTCTTAATGTACCTACACGTCCAAAACGCAAAAGGGCAACTAGTTCAATATGTGCATCAACAAGCACATCATCAAGCAACCATGTTAATGCTGAACCAAAAATATCAAGTCTTCCTGTTTTGGTGGTAGCTGGAATTGGTGGCGTTGGAAAGACTACTTTGGCCCAACATATCTGCAACCATCAACGAGTGAAGTCTCACTTCGAGCTAATAATTTGGATTTGTGTCTCAGATGACTTCAATGAGAAGAGGTTAACTAAAGAGGTCATAGAATCATCTACTGGAAAGGGGCCAAAGATTGATCATTTGGATTCTCTTCAACGTGCTCTTTATAACCACGTGAAAAATAAAAGGTTATTGATAGTCCTTGATGATGTGTGGGATGATGCTTTGAAGGATAATGGGCGATGTTGGGAGATGTTTTGTGCACCTTTTACAAGTGTCCAAGAGGGAAGTGCGATGTTAGTCACCACTAGATGTCCAAATGTTACCAAGGCCGTGCACACAATGGAACCAGTTATAGTTGAAGGTTTAAAGGACGATGTCTTTTGGAATTTCTTCAAGTTATGTGCATTTGGATCTGAGGGTTCTAGCAATGATCCTGAGTTAGAGTGTATTGGAAGAAAAATACTTCCTAAATTGAAGGGTTCTCCTTTGGCCGCCAAAACTCTAGGGCGCATGTTAAGCATGGACCTTCAAGCATCTCATTGGAGTTCCATACTTGAGAGTGAACTGTGGGAGTTGAAACAAAAGGAAACCGAGATTTTGCCTGCCCTTCGGTTGAGCTACATGTATTTACCATTCTATTTGAAACAATGCTTTGCATTCTGCGCCGTGTATCCCAAAGATTACAAATTTGAGAAGGCATGCTTAGCTGAAATTTGGGTGGCAGAAGGCTTTGTGGAGCCTCGAGGTGGTGTTCCCATTCAAGATATTTGCTATCAGTATTTTGAAGACCTTGTGGCGCGGTCCTTCTTTCAAAAGGTTAATGGTCGATATGTAATACATGACTTGCTGCATGACATGGCACAAAAAGTTTCAGAGCACGACTGCTTCATCTTACGAAATAAGAGTGACTTTGATAAAGTTCCCCAGAATGTTCGCCATATATACATACTCCCTAGCAGTGAATTTGATGATTCCAACTTGTTGATACTATGCAAGTACACG
It encodes the following:
- the LOC123176250 gene encoding putative disease resistance protein RGA1, giving the protein MPWVETDQDKIITTIASLLYILTEKIISTILILSTLCSQDEDRFHLCAPATMSLSAAGIISAINDCVSLFLSAKSAISSLRSRWSGSQEQSLQDHVLQLQSDVQHLCDTLPAMYHLINGAEWRSYEEHVAKLLPSLKDAVSEAEDLIDEFRWHEMKVQVEGNAIQSPFIDFLDKVIHGNFNMLNDVQLRLNYLSSEMKGMGLREVTHHFAKSVRPVTTSLLSKETKIFGREKELKQVLGFLNVPTRPKRKRATSSICASTSTSSSNHVNAEPKISSLPVLVVAGIGGVGKTTLAQHICNHQRVKSHFELIIWICVSDDFNEKRLTKEVIESSTGKGPKIDHLDSLQRALYNHVKNKRLLIVLDDVWDDALKDNGRCWEMFCAPFTSVQEGSAMLVTTRCPNVTKAVHTMEPVIVEGLKDDVFWNFFKLCAFGSEGSSNDPELECIGRKILPKLKGSPLAAKTLGRMLSMDLQASHWSSILESELWELKQKETEILPALRLSYMYLPFYLKQCFAFCAVYPKDYKFEKACLAEIWVAEGFVEPRGGVPIQDICYQYFEDLVARSFFQKVNGRYVIHDLLHDMAQKVSEHDCFILRNKSDFDKVPQNVRHIYILPSSEFDDSNLLILCKYTKLRTLICKNNLGKRTSFVMDHWCAKLPRMRVISFVFTNVLPDSIGNWKHLRYLEISRACPLKRIPSTFCWLYNMQILYAKKCKIQSLPADFDKLTSLQKFESNGLTIDAANQEGQGIRSIKNLNQIRGYLEIANIGVGILTKDHAAEAELKKKKYVDELVLKMRGALRSLEFYIHNNDIEVLEVLQPPISLKSLFVENYVGVSLPSWFQPQNLPSLTSLNFKGCIGLKSINLNKIPAIGTFLSLTNLWIDGCENLSSLEDFLQPSYVPGIKKINIMDCKMLASVPTESFGGFHFLEELGIFDCPNICHQRLVSPSLKELHLCRSSLFCNIDCCSLTSFHCQCEFSTSIQLQTWSLPALKTLVIWCKSLTSIGGSSCIRAFPSLTILQVQFCDKLSTLDGILTQEYLPAIEKIGVEFCPDLLSLPVERFVNFPHLKHLVVSICPSLNWQRGLVLPSSLQRLSFRSCGDISPYVPSCLQNLTSLVSLSIGRCQGITSIPGDIWSGNLTSLEELRISECPDLVSFGGAEAVTNIKKIQIYKCPKLKEADQIDR